A genomic window from Phoenix dactylifera cultivar Barhee BC4 chromosome 7, palm_55x_up_171113_PBpolish2nd_filt_p, whole genome shotgun sequence includes:
- the LOC103719512 gene encoding amino acid transporter AVT6A-like — MTIGSLSPAENKGGRKNKEILDDNSPLLPTKHEVDGGYDGFNGASFAGAVFNLSTTVVGAGIMALPATMKVLGLVPGLALIIFFAFLTEASIDMLIRFSRAGKTISYAGVMGDAFGKIGKMLLQICVVINNVGMMIVYMIIIGDVLSGTSSSGVHHSGVLEGWFGEHWWNGRFFVLLVTTLVIFAPLACFKHIDSLRFTSALSVALAVIFVVITAGMAIVKLLSGSISMPKLFPDIPNMVSIWNLFTVVPVLVTAYICHYNVHTIDNELEDSSQIKPIVQTSLVLCSTVYITTSFFGFLLFGESTLDDVLANFDSNLGIPYSSLLNDAVRVSYVVHLMLVFPIIFHALRLNLDGLLFPSAMPLSSDNRRFALITVGLLSVIFLAANFIPSIWDAFQFTGATAAVCIGFIFPAAITLRDPHGIATKWDKILSVFMIVLAVLSNAIAVYSDAYALFQKEKASPLS; from the exons ATGACTATTGGAAGCCTTTCCCCGGCCGAGAACAAGGGAGGACGAAAGAACAAAGAGATTCTTGATGATAATTCTCCTCTTCTACCAACCAAACACGAGGTAGATGGAGGATATGATGGGTTTAATGGAGCATCCTTTGCTGGGGCTGTGTTCAACCTATCCACGACCGTCGTGGGAGCTGGAATCATGGCGCTCCCTGCCACCATGAAAGTCTTAGGGCTGGTGCCTGGACTTGCGCTTATCATATTCTTTGCTTTCCTCACCGAGGCCTCGATCGATATGTTGATCAGGTTCAGCAGGGCGGGGAAAACAATCTCCTACGCAGGAGTTATGGGGGATGCATTTGGAAAAATCGGGAAGATGCTGCTACAGATCTGCGTTGTCATAAATAATGTCGGCATGATGATCGTCTACATGATAATTATTG GTGACGTGCTTTCCGGGACATCATCCAGTGGGGTTCACCATTCTGGTGTTTTGGAAGGATGGTTTGGGGAGCACTGGTGGAATGGCcgcttttttgttcttctagtCACTACTCTTGTAATTTTTGCTCCATTGGCATGTTTCAAGCATATAG ATTCATTAAGATTCACGTCTGCTTTATCAGTTGCACTAGCAGTAATTTTTGTTGTAATTACTGCTGGGATGGCTATCGTAAAATTGCTGAGTGGAAGCATTTCCATGCCCAAGTTGTTTCCTGATATACCTAATATGGTATCTATTTGGAACCTCTTCACAGTGGTCCCTGTTCTCGTAACTGCATATATCTGCCATTACAATG TTCACACCATAGACAATGAGCTTGAAGACTCCTCCCAGATCAAGCCCATCGTACAGACATCACTGGTGCTCTGCTCTACTGTCTACATAACAACAAGCTTCTTTGGTTTCCTCCTCTTTGGTGAATCCACTCTTGATGATGTGCTCGCCAACTTCGACTCCAATCTTGGTATCCCATACAGCTCTCTGCTTAATGATGCTGTCCGAGTGAGCTATGTTGTCCACCTTATGCTTGTATTCCCCATCATCTTCCACGCGCTCCGGCTCAACTTGGATGGCCTCCTCTTTCCTTCAGCAATGCCTTTGTCTTCGGACAATCGGAGGTTTGCGCTAATTACAGTGGGGCTTCTCTCAGTTATTTTCTTGGCCGCAAATTTCATTCCCAGCATTTGGGATGCCTTTCAATTTACTGGTGCAACAGCCGCCGTCTGCATTGGATTTATTTTCCCTGCTGCCATTACCCTCAG GGACCCTCATGGCATAGCGACCAAGTGGGATAAGATCTTATCTGTTTTCATGATCGTCCTTGCCGTGCTTTCAAATGCGATAGCTGTATACAGTGATGCCTATGCTCTCTTCCAGAAGGAAAAGGCCTCACCTCTGTCTTGA
- the LOC103719511 gene encoding heat shock protein 90-5, chloroplastic-like yields MASVSSRSLGTCSVSAFGLSSPPLVSNGRRAVPFRSSFSPKSLIPRKGFPSAGLKWKLEKRECRMVVRCEAAVAEKEAEEASGEKFEYQAEVSRLMDLIVHSLYSHKEVFLRELVSNASDALDKLRFFSVTDPSLLGDGGELEIRIKPDPDNGTITIIDTGIGMTKEELIDCLGTIAQSGTSKFLKALKENKDVGADNGLIGQFGVGFYSAFLVADKVVVSTKSPKSDKQYVWEAVADSSSYVIREETDPEKLLRRGTQITLYLRRDDKFEYAEPIKIQGLVKNYSQFVSFPIYTWLEKSRTVEVEEEEPPRQGEEAKQEGEKKKKKTVTEKYWDWELANETKPIWMRNSKEVQKDEYNEFYKKTFNEFLDPLAYTHFTTEGEVEFRSVLYIPGMAPLNNEDVINPKTKNIRLYVKRVFISDDFDGELFPRYLSFVKGVVDSNDLPLNVSREMLQESRIVRIMRKRLVRKTFDMIQEISESENKEEYKKFWENFGKLIKLGCIEDSGNHKRLAPLLRFYSSKSEEDMISLDQYVESMAENQKAIYYLATDSLKSAKTAPFLEKLIQKDIEVLYLVEPIDEVSIQNLQTYKEKKFVDISKEDLELGDEDEVQERENKQEYNLLCDWIKQQLGDKVAKVQVSKRLSSSPCVLVSGKFGWSANMERLMKAQTLGDTSSLEFMRGRRILEINPDHPIIKDLNAACKNDPSSDEAKRATDLLYDTALISSGYTPDSPAELGSKIYEMMAIALGGRWGRLESEAAAEEADAEVRTEAGSGEATEAEVVEPSEVRMESDPWKD; encoded by the exons ATGGCTTCCGTCTCGAGCCGGAGCCTGGGCACCTGCTCCGTCTCGGCCTTCGGTCTCTCTTCTCCCCCCTTGGTCTCCAATGGCCGGAGAGCTGTGCCGTTTAGAAGTTCGTTTTCGCCCAAATCCCTGATCCCAAGGAAGGGGTTTCCTTCTGCTGGCCTGAAATGGAAACTGGAGAAGAGGGAGTGCCGAATGGTGGTCCGATGTGAGGCGGCGGTTGCGGAGAAGGAAGCGGAGGAGGCGTCTGGCGAGAAGTTTGAGTACCAGGCCGAG GTCAGCCGCCTAATGGATTTGATAGTTCATAGTTTGTACAGCCACAAGGAAGTATTTCTTCGCGAACTTGTAAG TAATGCAAGCGACGCACTGGATAAGCTGAGATTTTTTAGCGTGACTGATCCTTCTCTACTTGGTGATGGTGGTGAGTTGGAGATACGCATAAAGCCTGATCCAGATAACGGGACAATTACAATCAT TGACACTGGTATTGGAATGACCAAAGAAGAACTTATCGATTGCCTTGGGACCATTGCCCAGAGTGGAACTTCCAAATTCTTAAAGGCTCTCAAG GAGAACAAGGATGTTGGGGCAGACAATGGCCTAATTGGTCAGTTTGGTGTTGGATTCTATTCGGCCTTCCTTGTTGCAGACAAG GTTGTTGTGTCAACAAAGAGTCCAAAATCAGATAAGCAGTATGTCTGGGAAGCAGTGGCTGACAGTAGCTCATATGTGATACGAGAAGAGACTGATCCCGAGAAGTTACTACGGCGTGGAACTCAAATTACCCTCTATCTTAGA CGAGATGATAAGTTTGAATATGCGGAGCCCATCAAGATCCAGGGATTGGTCAAGAACTACTCACAATTTGTGTCCTTCCCCATATACACATGGCTGGAGAAATCAAGAACTGTAGAG GTGGAAGAAGAGGAACCTCCAAGACAGGGTGAAGAAGCAAAGCAAGAG ggtgaaaagaagaagaagaaaactgtTACTGAGAAGTATTGGGACTGGGAATTGGCAAATGAAACAAAGCCTATATGG ATGCGAAATTCAAAAGAAGTTCAGAAAGATGAATACAACGAATTCTATAAGAAGACATTTAATGAATTCTTGGATCCTCTTGCATACACCCACTTCACCACAGAG GGGGAGGTGGAATTCAGAAGTGTTCTTTACATACCAGGAATGGCACCTCTTAACAATGAAGATGTAATAAATCCGAAGACAAAGAATATTCGTTTATATGTCAAACGTGTATTTATTTCAGATGATTTTGATGGCGAGCTG TTCCCTCGTTACTTGAGCTTTGTGAAGGGTGTAGTGGATTCGAATGatcttcctctcaatgtttctCGTGAGATGCTTCAAGAAAGTAGAATT GTGAGAATTATGCGGAAAAGGCTTGTCAGGAAAACATTTGATATGATCCAAGAAATCTCTGAAAGCGAAAACAAGGAG GAGTACAAGAAGTTCTGGGAGAACTTTGGAAAGCTTATCAAACTAGGGTGTATTGAAGACTCAGGAAATCACAAGCGCCTTGCTCCTTTGTTGCGCTTCTATTCTTCCAAAAGTGAGGAAGATATGATAAGCTTGGATCAATATGTGGAGAGTATGGCTGAGAACCAGAAGGCTATCTATTACTTGGCCACAGACAGCTTGAAAAGTGCCAAAACTGCGCCATTCTTAGAGAAGCTGATCCAGAAAGATATTGAA GTTCTATATCTGGTAGAGCCGATTGATGAGGTTTCTATTCAGAACCTAcagacctacaaagagaaaaagTTCGTTGATATCAGTAAGGAAGATCTAGAATTGG GTGATGAGGATGAGGtacaagaaagagaaaacaaGCAGGAGTACAATCTTTTATGTGATTGGATAAAGCAACAACTTGGTGATAAGGTAGCTAAAGTCCAAGTGTCAAAGCGACTAAGTTCTTCACCATGTGTTCTTGTCTCTGGCAAATTTGGATGGTCTGCAAACATGGAAAG GCTTATGAAGGCACAAACCCTTGGTGATACATCAAGCTTAGAAttcatgagaggaagaagaatattGGAAATCAATCCAGATCATCCCATCATCAAAGACTTGAAT GCTGCTTGCAAGAATGACCCGAGCAGTGATGAAGCTAAGAGAGCGACCGATTTATTGTACGATACTGCCTTAATCTCAAGTGGATACACT CCTGACAGCCCTGCCGAGTTGGGGAGCAAGATTTATGAGATGATGGCGATTGCACTTGGTGGAAGATGGGGAAGACTGGAATCTGAAGCAGCCGCAGAAGAAGCTGATGCGGAAGTAAGAACTGAAGCAGGCTCTGGTGAGGCGACTGAGGCGGAGGTGGTTGAACCTTCGGAGGTGCGCATGGAGAGCGATCCATGGAAGgattga